One stretch of Thalassophryne amazonica chromosome 17, fThaAma1.1, whole genome shotgun sequence DNA includes these proteins:
- the LOC117529528 gene encoding protein phosphatase PTC7 homolog → MSRDVMVVHRRWIFSALSGVWRQHVGKERTEWRNCVCELHTENLTKYYRAVQRGGVLCDSKATAGVTVFLEPSVEVEWTDKGSRFESKKQPSSTRPEPAGGGRVCVLRDRLQGMLSVLSYGRLVARAVLGGLSQTDSRDYSLISASYGFGKDFRKGILKKGMIYGDDACFIARHRSADVLGVADGVGGWRDYGVDPSQFSATLMRTCERLVKEGRFTPSNPVGILTLGYCELLQNKVPLLGSSTACIVVLDRRSHQLHTCNLGDSGFLVVRGGEVVHRSDEQQHYFNTPFQLSIAPPGAEGVVLSDSPEAADSSSFDVQLGDIILTATDGLFDNMPDYMILQELKKLKATNYDSILQTAQSIAEQAHDLAYDPNYMSPFAQFACDNGLNVRGGKPDDITVLLSIVAEYTD, encoded by the exons ATGAGTCGTGACGTCATGGTTGTACACAGGAGGTGGATCTTCTCAGCTCTGTCCGGCGTATGGAGGCAACATGTCGGCAAGGAGAGAACCGAGTGGAGGAACTGCGTCTGTGAATTACATACCGAAAACCTAACGAAATACTACCGAGCCGTTCAGAGAGGTGGCGTTTTATGCGACAGTAAAGCAACTGCTGGGGTTACTGTGTTTTTGGAACCGTCAGTGGAGGTCGAATGGACGGATAAAGGAAGCCGGTTCGAATCGAAGAAGCAGCCGAGCAGCACGCGACCTGAGCCGGCAGGAGGAGGACGAGTCTGCGTGCTGAGAGACAGACTGCAGGGGATGTTATCCGTGCTGTCTTATGGCAGACTGGTAGCCAGGGCTGTCCTGGGCGGACTCTCTCAGACGGACAGTCGGGACTACAGCCTGATAAGTGCCAGTTATGGCTTCGGGAAAGATTTTCGCAAAGGGATCCTGAAGAAGGGGATGATCTACGGGGACGACGCCTGCTTCATCGCGCGGCACAGGAGTGCCGACGTTTTGG GCGTTGCAGATGGAGTTGGTGGTTGGCGTGACTATGGCGTTGACCCGTCTCAGTTCTCAGCCACCTTAATGAGGACCTGTGAGCGACTGGTGAAGGAGGGTCGCTTCACTCCCAGTAATCCAGTGGGCATCCTGACCTTGGGCTACTGTGAGCTGCTACAGAACAAAGTTCCCCTGCTGG GGAGCAGCACAGCATGTATTGTGGTTCTAGACCGCCGGAGTCACCAGCTCCACACGTGTAACCTTGGTGACTCAGGTTTTCTTGTGGTACGAGGAGGAGAGGTGGTGCACCGCTCAGACGAACAACAGCACTATTTTAACACACCCTTCCAGCTGTCCATCGCTCCTCCAGGAGCAGAGGGAGTGGTGCTAAGTGACAG TCCTGAGGCAGCTGACAGCTCTTCCTTCGACGTGCAGCTGGGGGACATAATCCTGACTGCGACCGATGGCCTCTTTGACAACATGCCAGATTACATGATTCTTCAGGAGCTCAAAAAACTCAAG GCCACCAACTACGACAGTATCCTGCAGACTGCACAGAGTATTGCAGAGCAAGCTCACGATTTGGCCTACGACCCCAACTATATGTCCCCTTTTGCACAGTTTGCATGTGACAATGGCCTGAATGTAAGAG GAGGGAAACCCGACGATATCACAGTGCTGCTGTCCATTGTCGCTGAATATACAGACTGA